From a single Granulicella aggregans genomic region:
- a CDS encoding response regulator transcription factor — translation MRVLLVEDEVRLAENVAAALRDGPGFAVDHAEDGATAIDLAGNRCYDLVVLDLNLPLVDGPSVLRRLRASGDTTAVLVLTARSERESIVDLLNAGADDYLTKPFDLGELIARAKALIRRGKGVAATTLRLGDIELNTSEQTIARAGIFITLSPIEYKILEYLMHRPRVVVSKRELLEHIYDYNWEHHSNVIEAHVSNLRRKLDQGAETSSIETLRGRGYRLQMEREVAG, via the coding sequence ATGCGGGTGCTGCTGGTCGAAGATGAAGTTCGTTTGGCGGAGAATGTCGCTGCAGCCCTGCGCGATGGCCCCGGATTCGCCGTGGACCATGCTGAGGACGGTGCAACCGCCATCGATCTTGCTGGCAATCGCTGTTACGACCTGGTAGTTCTTGATCTCAACCTCCCGTTGGTAGACGGGCCTTCGGTTCTGCGCCGGTTGCGGGCCAGCGGAGATACGACGGCCGTGCTGGTGCTCACCGCGCGCTCCGAGCGCGAGTCGATCGTGGATCTCCTGAATGCGGGCGCTGACGACTACCTGACCAAGCCATTCGATCTGGGAGAGCTGATCGCACGGGCCAAGGCCCTCATCCGTCGAGGGAAGGGAGTCGCCGCCACAACACTTCGGTTGGGGGACATCGAACTGAACACCAGCGAGCAGACCATTGCACGCGCCGGAATATTCATTACGCTCTCGCCCATTGAGTACAAGATCCTGGAGTATCTGATGCACCGGCCGCGTGTCGTTGTCTCGAAGCGCGAGCTCCTCGAACATATCTACGACTACAACTGGGAGCATCATTCGAACGTCATTGAAGCGCATGTCTCCAACCTGCGACGCAAGCTCGATCAGGGCGCTGAGACGTCGAGCATTGAGACGCTCCGCGGACGAGGATACCGGCTTCAGATGGAGCGCGAGGTAGCTGGGTGA
- a CDS encoding sensor histidine kinase encodes MKTFSLTRRLIAVVLLVQFATTVVLIAGAGVYDTISQFRAFDVMLRGRADSMLGAVQDAEDAQDNVMLDGTQTMVPGRDIYSVRDEFGKILGHSENWTDSEAAFSDPREFRTVSIGRKSYRLIRVSGLRMVDPGDKGGGIPRHVVILYGIRTNPVWERIENAILFYSALGVALLAINGYLMLRLMRRGLRPLRELAAQASKVSVDAWQFEPPEHVLEVEELNPLVMALRTALSGLERSFEQQRQFVGDAAHELKTSVAVIKSSLQVMTLRERSASEYLAGIERAEVDCERMEQLVASMLFLAGLEANTEREVSTMEVDLRDVLLEVVELLRTAAELCEVSVMVSADSTAWVAGEREQLRILCSNLLQNAIQHSAPGEEIDVSLSVSDGRALVRIEDQGEGIAPESLPHVFERFYRADRSRSRRTGGTGLGLAIAKAIVESSHGEITIESRVDEGTCVTFSLPVLIESGTRPLN; translated from the coding sequence GTGAAGACGTTCTCGCTTACCCGACGATTGATCGCGGTGGTGCTGCTGGTCCAGTTCGCTACGACGGTTGTGCTGATTGCTGGTGCAGGTGTCTACGACACGATCTCGCAGTTTCGCGCGTTTGATGTGATGTTGCGGGGGCGGGCGGACTCCATGCTGGGCGCGGTGCAGGACGCGGAAGATGCGCAGGACAATGTGATGCTCGATGGAACGCAGACCATGGTTCCGGGGCGAGATATCTATTCGGTGCGTGATGAGTTCGGGAAGATCCTTGGCCACTCCGAGAACTGGACGGATTCTGAAGCGGCATTCTCCGATCCCCGCGAGTTTCGTACCGTCTCGATAGGAAGGAAGAGCTATCGTCTGATCCGCGTCTCCGGGCTGCGCATGGTCGATCCTGGTGACAAGGGCGGGGGCATTCCACGCCATGTCGTGATCCTTTATGGGATCAGGACGAATCCGGTCTGGGAGCGGATTGAGAATGCCATCCTGTTTTATTCCGCGCTCGGAGTCGCTCTTCTGGCGATCAATGGATATCTTATGCTGCGCCTCATGCGTCGCGGCCTTCGGCCGCTCCGGGAGCTTGCCGCGCAGGCCAGCAAGGTCTCCGTGGACGCGTGGCAGTTCGAGCCGCCGGAGCATGTGCTCGAGGTAGAAGAGCTGAACCCGCTGGTGATGGCCCTGCGCACGGCGCTTAGCGGCCTTGAGCGTTCCTTCGAACAGCAACGCCAATTCGTTGGCGATGCTGCCCATGAATTGAAGACGTCTGTCGCGGTGATCAAGTCGTCGCTACAGGTGATGACTCTGCGCGAACGCAGCGCTTCGGAGTATCTCGCGGGGATCGAACGCGCCGAGGTCGACTGCGAACGGATGGAACAGCTGGTTGCGAGCATGCTCTTTCTTGCGGGGCTTGAGGCGAATACGGAACGCGAAGTTTCGACGATGGAGGTTGACTTGAGGGATGTGCTCCTTGAGGTCGTCGAGCTTCTGAGGACGGCTGCGGAGCTCTGCGAAGTCAGCGTCATGGTGTCGGCGGATTCAACTGCCTGGGTCGCCGGGGAGAGAGAGCAACTGCGGATTCTTTGCTCCAACCTGCTACAGAATGCGATCCAGCACAGCGCCCCTGGCGAAGAGATCGATGTTTCGCTGAGCGTCAGCGATGGGCGTGCGTTGGTGCGGATTGAAGACCAGGGCGAGGGGATTGCGCCGGAGTCGCTGCCCCATGTCTTTGAGCGTTTCTACCGCGCCGACCGGTCCCGCAGCCGGCGCACAGGTGGCACGGGCCTGGGACTCGCAATCGCTAAGGCGATTGTGGAGAGCAGCCATGGCGAGATCACCATCGAAAGCCGGGTTGACGAGGGGACCTGCGTCACGTTCTCGCTTCCCGTGCTGATTGAGAGCGGAACGCGACCGCTCAATTGA
- a CDS encoding YncE family protein, whose product MSIRLFAQIALSAFLAGAAFAQAPFHIEQRWVIGGEGGWDYILADSDSHRLYITHSTKVDVVDTETGKVIGAVTGLTRCHGVVIPPGSKVGYVTDGGANHVVAFDLSTFASVATIPAGTNPDGATYEPTTKTLWAFNGGSKNATVIDLATMAPKATIALPGKPEFPQADGRGTVFVNIEDKNEIVRLDAKSLKATATWPLTKCESPSGLAFDAEGERLFSVCDGNKMAVTDAKTGKSLATPAVGDGPDAAGYDAKRKLAFSSNGEGTLTVVDAGKPGYPVAQVVKTEKGARTMSYDAAADKIYLVTSKFAAPDPANPKARPAQIPGTFTVLVLGR is encoded by the coding sequence ATGTCGATTCGTCTGTTCGCTCAAATTGCCCTCTCGGCGTTCCTTGCCGGTGCCGCCTTCGCGCAGGCACCCTTTCACATAGAGCAACGTTGGGTCATTGGCGGCGAGGGCGGGTGGGACTATATTCTTGCTGACTCTGACTCGCATCGTCTGTACATCACGCATAGCACCAAGGTCGATGTGGTTGATACCGAAACGGGTAAGGTGATCGGCGCAGTCACCGGGCTGACTCGTTGCCATGGCGTTGTCATACCTCCGGGAAGCAAGGTCGGATATGTAACCGATGGAGGAGCAAATCACGTTGTGGCCTTCGACCTTTCGACCTTTGCTTCGGTCGCGACGATCCCGGCGGGCACCAACCCGGACGGTGCCACGTATGAGCCCACGACGAAGACGCTTTGGGCCTTCAACGGCGGCAGCAAGAACGCCACAGTCATCGACCTCGCGACGATGGCCCCCAAGGCTACGATCGCGCTGCCTGGGAAGCCGGAGTTTCCCCAGGCGGATGGCAGAGGCACCGTCTTCGTGAACATTGAAGACAAGAACGAGATTGTCCGGCTGGATGCGAAGAGTCTGAAGGCTACCGCGACCTGGCCATTGACTAAGTGCGAGTCACCGTCTGGACTCGCGTTCGATGCTGAAGGCGAGCGGCTATTCTCGGTCTGCGATGGCAACAAGATGGCCGTCACTGATGCGAAGACTGGGAAGTCGCTTGCTACGCCGGCGGTTGGCGATGGACCGGATGCTGCGGGATATGACGCGAAGCGGAAGCTTGCATTCTCCTCGAATGGAGAGGGCACTTTGACCGTAGTCGATGCAGGCAAGCCGGGCTATCCGGTGGCGCAGGTCGTGAAGACGGAGAAGGGCGCTCGCACCATGTCTTATGATGCGGCCGCCGATAAGATCTACCTGGTGACATCGAAGTTTGCCGCGCCCGATCCGGCGAATCCGAAGGCGCGTCCGGCGCAGATTCCGGGGACCTTCACCGTGCTTGTTCTGGGGCGCTAA